The proteins below are encoded in one region of Thermothelomyces thermophilus ATCC 42464 chromosome 1, complete sequence:
- a CDS encoding general substrate transporter — MASDAQQTSPPSRRPWSSLFGRKSAGERDSGERSGPPRWTMGILEDKETIEVPGSVLLLAADHNEPLGLRNAPARTSHSSIPTGVIHQLPDDVEEVPKKKTRDGKIILEPQPEDSANDPLNWPAWRRDLALLSLGLFCMVGGGTTPLLAAGFTDVANEYGVDVHSVSLTTGLYMMGMGLGSIIFSPTAILYGKRPVYLFGAILYIATSVWCAASPNFPSLVVARIFQGIAVSPVECLPSATIAEIFFLHERAFRIGIYTLLLLGGKNLVPLVSAVIIQNMGWRWVFWMVAVVVAFCGLLLFFFVPETFWDRKPIPRKVKKTRSRPNIFRRISSRQEVLHGTPAPTRRPSLDHAVDATGAPTTTDQRAKASRVGFAPTEKVKFADASSESSASGSGEEQAAEKETATEKPRASGEGLASSDEKASPSAPRPPSPAKLSIPPASAAVPAPSAPPTPSIEQDLPRLDQYETDTESQSIRSTQTNGQIAYTAALRNQPPRSFIQSLKPFNGRLNKDKWHKVVVRPLILFSYPAVLWSSVVYACSVGWLIVISESVAVIYREDIYSFNALQTGLVYISPFVGGILGSAVAGRISDTIVKAMARRNGGLYEPEFRLVMAIPIAITTVIGLMGFGWSAQVHDHWMVPTAFFGIISFGCTMGSTTSITFCVDSYRQYAGEALVTLNFSKNVLHGLVFSLFVTGWLSDDGPKIVYIWIGIIQLILLLFTIPMYVFGKRLRMWTVRRNFMERF; from the exons ATGGCGTCAGATGCACAACAAACCTCCCCTCCGTCGCGGCGGCCATGGAGTTCCCTTTTTGGCCGAAAGTCTGCTGGGGAGCGGGACTCTGGCGAGAGATCCGGCCCGCCTAGGTGGACGATGGGAATTCTGGAGGATAAGGAGACCATCGAAGTTCCAG GCTCGGTTCTGTTGCTTGCTGCCGACCACAATGAACCGCTTGGGCTGAGGAACGCTCCGGCGCGAACATCGCACTCGTCCATTCCCACGGGTGTGATCCACCAACTCCCCGATGACGTGGAAGAGGTGCCGAAAAAGAAGACCCGGGATGGCAAGATTATCCTGGAGCCTCAGCCCGAAGACTCGGCCAACGACCCGCTCAATTGGCCGGCGTGGCGGAGAGACCTAGCCCTGCTGTCTCTGGGGCTCTTCTGCATGGTTGGCGGCGGCACTACGCCTCTGCTTGCCGCGGGCTTCACTGATGTCGCCAACGAGTACGGCGTCGACGTCCATAGCGTCTCGCTCACCACGGGCCTCTACATGATGGGCATGGGCCTTGGATCCATCATATTCTCCCCTACCGCCATCCTGTACGGGAAGCGGCCCGTCTACCTCTTTGGGGCGATTCTCTACATCGCGACCTCGGTTTGGTGCGCTGCCTCGCCCAATTTCCCCTCCCTCGTCGTCGCGCGGATCTTCCAGGGTATCGCAGTCAGCCCCGTCGAGTGTCTGCCGTCGGCTACCATCGCCGAGATTTTCTTCCTCCATGAGCGTGCTTTCCGTATCGGCATCTACACGCTTCTTCTGCTTGGCGGCAAAAACCTCGTTCCCCTCGTCAGCGCCGTCATCATACAAAATATGGGATGGCGTTGGGTCTTTTG GATGGTCGCTGTCGTGGTTGCCTTCTGCGGCTtgcttctcttcttcttcgtcccAGAGACGTTCTGGGACCGCAAGCCTATTCCAAGGAAAGTCAAGAAGACGAGGTCGAGGCCAAATATCTTTCGGCGAATCTCGTCCAGGCAGGAGGTCCTGCACGGAACGCCTGCTCCAACCAGGCGGCCCTCACTCGATCACGCCGTCGATGCTACGGGAGCGCCAACCACAACGGATCAGCGCGCGAAAGCTTCTCGGGTGGGATTTGCGCCAACAGAGAAGGTCAAGTTTGCCGATGCGTCGAGCGAGTCATCAGCCAGCGGGTCGGGAGAAGAGCAAGCAGCCGAAAAGGAAACGGCAACCGAAAAGCCGAGAGCCTCGGGGGAGGGCCTCGCATCGTCGGATGAAAAAGCTTCCCCGAGTGCTCCGCGGCCACCTTCCCCGGCAAAGCTGTCGATTCCTCCCGCATCCGCGGCCGTTCCGGCACCCTCGGCCCCTCCGACACCCTCGATCGAGCAAGACCTCCCACGCCTTGACCAATACGAAACCGACACCGAGTCGCAATCCATCCGGAGCACCCAGACAAACGGCCAGATAGCTTATACGGCTGCCCTGCGCAACCAACCGCCCCGTTCCTTTATCCAGTCGCTGAAACCGTTCAATGGACGGCTGAACAAGGACAAGTGGCACAAGGTTGTCGTAAGGCCTCTAATCCTCTTCAGCTACCCGGCTGTGCTCTGGTCCTCGGTTGTCTACGCATGCTCGGTTGGCTGGCTCATTGTCATCTCCGAATCCGTGGCGGTCATCTACCGCGAGGATATCTACAGTTTCAATGCGCTCCAGACGGGTTTGGTCTACATCAGCCCGTTCGTTGGCGGCATCCTCGGATCCGCGGTAGCGGGAAGAATATCAGACACGATCGTCAAGGCCATGGCGCGGCGGAATGGCGGCCTGTACGAACCCGAGTTTAGACTTGTCATGGCCATCCCCATCGCCATCACCACCGTCATCGGTCTGATGGGTTTTGGCTGGTCTGCCCAGGTCCACGACCACTGGATGGTCCCGACGGCCTTCTTTGGAATCATCTCGTTCGGCTGCACCATGGGCTCTACGACCAGCATCACCTTCTGCGTCGACAGCTACCGGCAGTACGCAGGCGAAGCCCTGGTCACGCTCAACTTCAGCAAGAACGTCCTGCACGGCTTGGTTTTCAGCTTGTTCGTCACCGGATGGCTCTCCGACGACGGTCCCAAGATCGTTTATATTTGGATTGGCATTATCCAACTAATCTTGCTGCTTTTCACCATTCCCATGTACGTCTTTGGTAAGCGGCTCCGTATGTGGACGGTGCGCAGGAACTTCATGGAGCGGTTCTGA